A DNA window from Daucus carota subsp. sativus chromosome 3, DH1 v3.0, whole genome shotgun sequence contains the following coding sequences:
- the LOC108214996 gene encoding uncharacterized protein LOC108214996, with product MIKRGGRFSKTLYGSATIRGTVIVAFVVVVFLVLTLLFREDDGKGSSLTTVEKWNKFDNVVRFQPTMETINGTVLIWQIPDEPKAVLFLAHGCNGKAENFWDRTSSCLGCVGLPEERLIVLHALFRKFAVLTVSSFGRCWSFGSEKLVVAGTVKWWIEEQKLEKLPLVALGASSGGYFVSALATDLRFSSITLMIAEGLFSRMDIPKDYPPTLFVHMPKDEDRKLRVDENLKVLKKMGVDAAEIKCMEFPLSPAFLADRIPNLDRKISVELFKLFQEKGFIDKNGFMKNDGRATRWKAAANERKILSRNKDIFNHIQEELNLAFAYHEMTSLQSEQIFSWFESHLK from the coding sequence ATGATTAAGCGTGGTGGTAGATTTTCCAAGACATTGTATGGTTCTGCAACTATTCGCGGCACAGTCATTGTTGCGTTTGTAGTTGTAGTGTTTCTAGTGTTGACGCTTTTATTTCGTGAAGATGATGGGAAGGGTAGTTCTTTGACTACAGTGGAGAAATGGAACAAATTTGATAATGTTGTTAGATTTCAACCTACAATGGAGACGATAAATGGGACAGTTTTAATTTGGCAAATACCTGATGAGCCTAAAGCAGTTTTGTTCTTGGCTCATGGGTGTAATGGTAAAGCGGAAAATTTTTGGGATAGGACATCGAGTTGTCTTGGTTGTGTTGGTTTGCCTGAGGAAAGGCTGATTGTACTTCATGCTCTTTTTAGGAAGTTTGCTGTTTTGACGGTGTCAAGTTTCGGAAGGTGCTGGTCATTTGGGAGCGAAAAGTTGGTTGTTGCAGGAACTGTTAAGTGGTGGATTGAGGAGCAAAAACTTGAGAAGCTTCCTCTTGTAGCTTTGGGGGCCTCTTCGGGTGGGTACTTTGTTTCTGCACTAGCTACTGATTTGAGGTTTAGTAGTATAACACTAATGATTGCTGAAGGGTTGTTCAGTCGGATGGATATTCCGAAAGACTACCCACCTACCCTTTTTGTTCACATGCCTAAAGATGAAGACAGGAAGTTGAGAGTTGATGAAAATTTGAAAGTCCTCAAGAAGATGGGTGTTGATGCTGCAGAGATCAAGTGCATGGAGTTCCCATTATCTCCTGCTTTTCTGGCTGACAGGATTCCAAACCTTGATCGTAAAATTTCCGTAGAGTTGTTCAAACTCTTCCAGGAGAAGGGTTTTATTGACAAGAATGGCTTTATGAAAAATGATGGGCGTGCAACACGTTGGAAAGCAGCTGCTAATGAAAGAAAGATCCTATCGCGAAATAAAGATATATTTAATCACATTCAGGAGGAACTGAATCTAGCCTTTGCATATCATGAAATGACCAGTTTGCAGTCTGAGCAGATTTTTTCCTGGTTTGAATCTCATTTGAAGTGA
- the LOC108214995 gene encoding protodermal factor 1, with amino-acid sequence MAKEKSQQASVLSFTLIIGLLSQSLVIPVISAASFEDQKTYYPPGDPHADESPPKGSHHTPSHGSHGHKSSPPSNCGTPPSGGHYDPAPPTGDSPPTIISPPTSPSIDPGTPLTPPTTISPPSSPSIDPGTPSTPPSTISPPTSPSIDPDTPSTPTYGSPPTYGSPPTSPSIDPGTPSTPTYGSPPTTLSPPSTPIDPGTPSTPTYGSPPTTISPPSTPIDPGTPLTPTYGSPPSTPIDPGTPGSPIFPVTPTTPGISSPPFSFSPNSPPFPWTYWLTHPTIIWGMLGYYGATLGGAFGLTSNGSPAAVSQLSLEQALSNTRTDGIGSLYREGTGALLNSMVIKRFPFTSEQVRDRFVSALGSNKAATEQARVFKMANEGRLKPRL; translated from the exons ATGGCAAAGGAGAAGAGCCAGCAGGCTTCTGTGCTCAGTTTCACCTTGATTATTGGCTTGCTTTCCCAGAGCTTGGTCATTCCTGTAATCTCTGCTGCAAGTTTCGAAGATCAGAAGACCTATTACCCCCCAGGAGACCCACATGCAGATGAAAGTCCTCCGAAAG GTTCTCACCATACCCCATCTCATGGTTCGCATGGCCACAAAAGCTCACCACCAAGTAACTGTGGAACACCACCAAGTGGAGGACACTATGACCCTGCACCTCCAACTGGAGACAGTCCACCCACCATCATAAGCCCGCCAACTAGTCCGTCTATAGACCCAGGCACCCCTTTAACGCCACCCACCACCATTAGCCCGCCAAGTAGCCCGTCTATAGACCCAGGCACCCCTTCAACCCCACCCAGCACCATAAGCCCGCCAACTAGTCCGTCTATAGACCCAGACACGCCCTCAACTCCAACATACGGGAGCCCGCCAACTTATGGAAGCCCGCCAACTAGTCCATCTATAGACCCAGGCACCCCTTCAACACCAACTTATGGAAGCCCACCAACTACCCTAAGCCCaccatcaactcctatagaCCCCGGCACCCCTTCAACACCAACCTATGGAAGCCCACCCACTACAATAAGCCCaccatcaactcctatagaCCCAGGCACCCCTCTAACACCAACTTATGGAAGCCCaccatcaactcctatagaCCCAGGTACTCCAGGCAGTCCAATCTTTCCAGTCACTCCGACTACTCCTGGAATCTCATCACCTCCATTTTCATTCAGTCCAAATTCACCACCCTTTCCATGGAC CTACTGGCTTACTCATCCAACAATAATATGGGGTATGCTTGGCTATTATGGGGCAACTTTAGGGGGGGCGTTTGGCCTAACTAGCAATGGCAGTCCAGCAGCAGTATCACAACTTAGTCTGGAACAAGCACTTTCAAACACTCGTACTGATGGGATAGGGTCGCTCTACAGAGAAGGAACTGGTGCTTTGCTGAACTCAATGGTGATCAAGAGGTTCCCTTTCACAAGTGAGCAAGTGAGAGATCGTTTTGTCTCAGCACTTGGTTCCAACAAGGCAGCCACAGAGCAGGCACGCGTTTTCAAGATGGCTAATGAGGGCCGGCTAAAGCCTAGACTCTAG
- the LOC108211354 gene encoding taxadiene 5-alpha hydroxylase, whose translation MAMSINVSPSLALSVLGPLCALIMVLIHRESMRRRSKKKLPPGEMGLPWIGETIEFYKSQQKNRLYEEFVQPRVAKHGKIFKTRLMGSPTVVVNGAEANRFFMSNEFKLVISSWPSSSVQLMGKNSIMEKQGEAHRLLRGVISATLGPAGLEGIVPEVCKSVKLHLEKHWRNSETISLYRSTKVLTFTIVFECLLGIVVEPGMLEMFERVLEGVFAPAISFPGSKFSRAKNARMEIQKMLVDIVRSKREEMERRPESGQEEGMLLSQLVAGLIKGEISEEEVVDNVVLLVFAAHDTTSFAIATTFKMLAQHPNCYSILLQEHVNIMSNKSHGETLTLDDMKKMTYTWQVARESMRLFPPIFGSFRKAVSDIEYEGFTIPRGWKILWTAYGTHFNQEYFPEPMEFNPSRFDAPIQPYAYLPFGGGPRLCAGHQLAKINILIFVHYVVMQYDWSLLNPNEPVIMDPLPIPSQGMPVKISPKLN comes from the exons ATGGCAATGAGCATCAATGTCTCCCCTTCATTGGCCTTGTCTGTTCTGGGTCCGCTTTGCGCTCTCATCATGGTGTTGATTCATAGAGAGAGTATGAGGCGTAGAAGCAAGAAGAAGCTACCACCTGGTGAAATGGGACTTCCTTGGATTGGTGAAACAATTGAGTTTTATAAATCACAGCAGAAGAATCGGTTGTATGAGGAATTTGTCCAGCCTCGTGTGGCCAAACATGGGAAAATTTTCAAGACAAGATTGATGGGATCACCAACTGTGGTTGTCAATGGAGCTGAAGCTAATCGCTTCTTTATGTCTAATGAGTTTAAGCTAGTTATAAGCTCGTGGCCATCTTCATCCGTGCAACTCATGGGGAAAAACTCCATTATGGAGAAACAAGGGGAGGCGCACAGGCTCCTACGCGGGGTCATCTCAGCAACTCTTGGCCCAGCAGGGCTAGAGGGTATAGTGCCAGAAGTCTGCAAGTCAGTAAAGCTTCACCTGGAGAAGCACTGGCGTAACTCCGAAACAATCAGTCTCTACCGTAGCACCAAAGTGTTGACGTTTACTATTGTGTTCGAGTGCTTGTTAGGCATTGTGGTGGAGCCTGGAATGTTAGAGATGTTTGAAAGAGTTCTGGAAGGCGTTTTTGCCCCAGCAATCAGTTTCCCAGGCTCCAAGTTTTCAAGGGCGAAGAATGCACGAATGGAGATACAGAAGATGTTGGTTGATATCGTGAGAAGCAAAAGAGAGGAAATGGAAAGAAGGCCAGAAAGTGGGCAGGAAGAAGGAATGCTACTTTCACAGTTAGTGGCTGGACTAATAAAAGGTGAGATAAGTGAAGAAGAAGTTGTTGACAATGTGGTTTTGCTGGTATTTGCTGCTCATGATACCACGTCATTTGCAATTGCAACAACGTTCAAAATGTTGGCTCAACATCCAAATTGTTACTCTATTCTACTTCAAG AACATGTAAATATTATGAGCAACAAAAGCCATGGTGAAACTTTGACACTGGATGACATGAAAAAGATGACGTATACCTGGCAAGTTGCACGCGAAAGCATGAGACTTTTCCCTCCAATTTTTGGCTCATTCCGAAAAGCAGTGTCTGATATTGAATATGAAGGATTTACAATTCCGCGAGGATGGAAG ATTCTGTGGACTGCATATGGAACCCATTTTAATCAAGAGTACTTCCCGGAACCCATGGAATTTAATCCAAGTAGATTTGATGCGCCTATTCAGCCATATGCATACCTACCTTTTGGTGGAGGACCAAGGTTGTGTGCAGGTCATCAACTGGCAAAAATTAACATCCTGATATTTGTTCATTATGTTGTAATGCAATATGACTGGTCACTACTGAACCCCAATGAACCAGTTATTATGGATCCTCTTCCTATACCGTCACAAGGAATGCCAGTTAAAATATCTCCTAAGCTAAACTAA
- the LOC108211355 gene encoding phosphatidylglycerophosphate phosphatase 1, chloroplastic/mitochondrial: MESATSVASHQTKTICCYYYPIPIPKYHLHLPPHLPKFISSQPLNLHFKSRKHHNFISPCAAITTTCSKDHQENHNYDDPCHQNPIFSKKPQKNDDPESNVISTNSWWEKLRAVVGQSVNLEGISGAFGIIAKDRHLVVPHIAVPDIRYIDWVELKRKGFQGVVFDKDNTLTVPYSFTIWRPLRISVEECKSVFGTNIAVFSNSAGLQEYDRDGRIARALEFKIGIKVIRHQIKKPAGSAEEIEQHFGCDSSRLIMVGDRPFTDIAYGNRNGFLTILTNPLSLDEEPLIVNQVRKLEVSLVKRWSKKGFHPTSHWLLPDSSECVIDHSPL, translated from the exons ATGGAGTCAGCCACCTCGGTTGCTTCACACCAAACTAAAACTATCTGCTGCTACTATTATCCAATCCCAATTCCTAAATATCATCTTCATCTCCCTCCCCATCTCCCCAAATTCATCTCTTCTCAACCCCTCAATCTCCATTTCAAATCAAGAAAACACCACAATTTCATCTCCCCTTGTGCTGCAATCACCACTACTTGCAGCAAAGATCATCAAGAAAACCATAATTATGACGACCCATGTCatcaaaatccaatcttttctAAGAAACCCCAAAAGAATGATGACCCAGAAAGCAATGTAATTTCAACAAACAGTTGGTGGGAGAAATTGAGAGCTGTGGTTGGGCAGAGTGTTAACTTAGAAGGGATTTCAGGGGCTTTCGGAATTATTGCAAAGGATAGACATTTAGTAGTGCCTCATATTGCTGTGCCAGATATAAGGTACATTGATTGGGTTGAATTGAAAAGAAAAGGGTTTCAAGGTGTTGTCTTTGATAAAGATAATACTTTGACTGTTCCTTATTCTTTCACTATTTGGAGGCCTCTTCGGATTTCTGTTGAAGAATGCAAATCTGTTTTTGGCACCAACATCGCAGTCTTCAGCAATTCTGCTG GACTCCAAGAGTATGATCGTGATGGTAGGATAGCAAGAGCCCTGGAGTTCAAGATTGGAATTAAAGTCATCAGGCACC AGATAAAGAAACCAGCCGGATCAGCTGAAGAAATTGAACAACATTTTGGATGCGACTCCTCAAGACTAATAATG GTGGGTGATCGACCCTTCACAGACATTGCATATGGCAACCGGAATGGTTTTCTAACTATTTTAACGAATCCACTAAGTCTCGATGAGGAGCCTTTAATAGTTAACCAG GTAAGAAAATTGGAAGTAAGCCTCGTCAAAAGATGGTCTAAGAAAGGGTTCCATCCGACCAGTCATTGGCTACTTCCAGATTCGTCAGAATGTGTGATAGATCATTCACCTCTGTAA
- the LOC108213699 gene encoding uncharacterized protein LOC108213699: METKHQKPYLSEPLLLPTSPSSPPDISTATITSNSDILFRFACIILIGTISVWANYEASKGFSITVINDAADSFAAKRFSHFYISDDKATRIILETSKFVENLLYPRDYVHYHHQSRFFKKHVNHVTLRLANQNMSTDITVESRANNEYVLHLDPSIMQHKNFSHAIVSAIRRGMARIWLWDGHGTVPQPLTNGMIEYLSSSFQQELSSKNSSETDRVAEMLVNCENQNSGFVRQLNQAMRDHWHDSTVDYLSGDLKSHASLCNYII; this comes from the coding sequence ATGGAAACCAAACACCAAAAGCCCTATCTCTCTGAACCACTCCTATTACCAACCTCCCCCTCTTCTCCGCCAGATATCTCCACCGCTACCATCACATCTAACTCCGATATCTTGTTCCGATTCGCTTGCATAATCCTCATTGGAACAATATCAGTATGGGCAAACTACGAAGCTTCCAAAGGCTTTAGCATCACAGTTATCAACGACGCTGCTGACTCATTTGCTGCCAAACGTTTTTCTCACTTCTACATCTCTGACGACAAAGCCACACGTATCATCTTGGAAACTAGTAAATTCGTTGAGAACCTTCTCTACCCGAGGGATTATGTACATTATCATCATCAAAGTCGATTTTTCAAGAAACATGTCAATCATGTGACTCTCCGGTTAGCCAATCAAAATATGTCAACCGATATCACAGTAGAGTCACGAGCCAACAATGAGTATGTTCTCCACCTGGATCCTTCAATCATGCAACATAAGAATTTTAGCCATGCCATTGTGTCAGCGATACGACGTGGCATGGCTCGTATTTGGCTATGGGACGGTCATGGGACCGTACCACAGCCACTTACGAATGGCATGATTGAGTACCTAAGTAGTAGTTTCCAGCAGGAGCTTTCAAGCAAAAATTCTTCGGAAACTGACAGGGTGGCAGAAATGCTGGTTAATTGTGAGAATCAAAATTCAGGTTTCGTCCGACAGTTGAATCAAGCCATGAGAGATCATTGGCACGATTCAACCGTTGATTATCTATCAGGTGATTTAAAATCTCATGCCAGTCTCtgcaattatataatttga
- the LOC108213708 gene encoding AT-hook motif nuclear-localized protein 16 — MAGTADNTIVCKGAMKHNNTEPDKGTDCKSETEGEALRRPRGRPTGSKNKPKPPIILTRDSANALRAHAMEVSPGCDVTESLNTFARKKQRGISVLSATGFVTDVTLRQPGSSGAILTLHGRFEILSLLGSILPPPALPGLTIYLAGAQGQVVGGGVVGALIASGPVVIMAATFMNATFDRLPLEEHEVADSHQHYQNGRQAQQQQHHHIDISEIYGMPQNVLSNGTSLPPEIYTWTPGRQTLSKT, encoded by the coding sequence ATGGCCGGTACTGCAGATAATACCATAGTGTGCAAAGGTGCTATGAAGCACAATAACACAGAGCCTGACAAGGGCACAGACTGCAAGTCTGAAACTGAAGGTGAAGCCTTGAGGAGGCCTCGTGGCAGGCCTACTGGCTCTAAAAACAAGCCAAAACCGCCTATAATCCTCACCAGAGACAGTGCAAATGCACTCCGTGCACATGCTATGGAGGTGAGTCCTGGATGTGATGTGACCGAGAGCTTGAATACCTTTGCAAGGAAAAAACAACGTGGCATTTCCGTGCTCAGTGCCACAGGCTTTGTGACTGATGTAACACTACGCCAACCAGGCTCATCAGGTGCCATTCTAACCCTCCACGGACGGTTTGAAATTCTTTCGCTTCTGGGATCAATCTTACCACCACCAGCCCTGCCAGGGCTCACTATTTACTTAGCTGGGGCACAGGGGCAGGTGGTAGGTGGCGGTGTAGTTGGGGCACTTATTGCATCCGGTCCTGTGGTGATTATGGCTGCGACTTTCATGAATGCCACTTTCGACAGGTTGCCCTTGGAAGAGCATGAGGTAGCAGACAGTCATCAGCATTACCAGAATGGACGCCAGGCACAGCAACAGCAGCATCACCACATTGATATCTCTGAAATTTATGGAATGCCGCAGAATGTGCTGAGTAATGGTACTTCCTTGCCCCCAGAGATATATACATGGACACCAGGCCGTCAGACACTTTCCAAGACTTAA
- the LOC108213957 gene encoding non-specific lipid-transfer protein A, with product MATYLRIACSMVVLALVVNLMAEQGEALSCADLGPSVTQCAPFATGAMSQPTNECCSAVKQVYSMAQTPQDRKTLCQCLKQSSSAVPGVQLSSVAAIPKICGLGINIPTNPNYNCDT from the coding sequence ATGGCGACATATTTAAGAATTGCCTGCTCCATGGTGGTGTTGGCCCTTGTGGTCAATCTCATGGCGGAACAAGGGGAGGCCCTCAGCTGCGCAGACTTGGGTCCATCCGTGACACAGTGTGCCCCATTCGCGACAGGTGCAATGTCTCAGCCAACTAATGAATGCTGCAGTGCAGTCAAACAAGTGTATTCAATGGCTCAAACACCGCAAGACAGGAAAACATTGTGCCAATGTCTTAAGCAATCTTCTTCTGCAGTCCCTGGTGTCCAGCTTTCCTCTGTTGCTGCTATCCCTAAAATCTGCGGACTTGGAATCAACATCCCTACTAATCCTAACTACAACTGTGATACGTAA